The sequence CATCAGACCGGCCTTGTCCCGCGCATCGTCAAAACCCACTACGGCGCTGATGAATTTTTTGCCAAGACCAAAACGGTGTTTACGATTCACAACGTTGACTACCAGGGCAGAACTAATCCCCGGATTATTAATTTGCTGGACCACACCATCAAGACCCTGCCAGATATTGTCAATGATTTGAAAGACGGCGACATCAATTTCATGGTGCAGGGCATTTTGTCCGCGGACGCGATTACGACGGTGAGTCCGCGCTATGCCCGCGAGATTTTGAAGCCGGCCTTTGGCTTTGGCATTGATAATATTTTACGCAAGCGTCGGCGCGATTTGTACGGCATCCTCAACGGCATTGACACTGCTTCGTACAATCCCAAAACAGACAAGCAAATCGCTCATCGTTATTCGCTTGCAACGCTGCGGAGAAAAGAAGTCAACAAATTCGCTTTGCAGAAAAAAGTCGGACTGCCGCAGGCGTCTGATGTTGCATTAGTCGGTTTTGTCGCGCGGCTCGTGTATCAGAAGGGGATTGAATTAATTGATGAAAATTTGCTCAAGCTCAACTGCCAGTTTGTCATCCTCGGCACGGGCGAGGCGCGCTATGAGTCGTATGTAAAAAAATTGGCGCAAGCCTATCCAGATAAGTTCGCCGCGGAGGTCATGTTTGACTCCGCCCTGGCGCGGCAAATTTATGCGGCGAGCGATATTTTTTTGGTGCCCTCGCGCTACGAGCCTTGCGGCTTGACCCAGATGATTGCCATGCGCTACGGCTCGGTGCCGCTCGTGCGCGCGACCGGCGGTTTGGCCGACACGGTGCGGGAGAGGCGCAAACCAAACGGCTTTTTATTTAAAGATTTTTCTGCCCAAGCTTTGCATAAAATGCTTCAGCGGGCATTGCATTTATATTATAAAAAGCCAAATAAATGGCGAAAATTGCAGGGAAACGGCATGAAGGAAGATTTTTCCTGGAAGAAGTCGGCGAAGGAGTATGTAAAGATTTATGAAAAGGTATTGAAGAAACCTTGACAGAATAGAAGTTTTGTTGTATGTTGGGGGGTTATTTTTTGGTCTTTTTTAAATTTTTTTAGGAGGGTAGTTTGTCATGAAAAAAAGAATTGGCTTTGGCAATTGCTGCCACTGCGGGCGCTATATCAAGTTAAATGAATTTGGTATGTGTTCGCAGTGCTACGAGGAAGACCAAGCTCTGGCAGCAAGAGCCGGGCTTGTTCTTCAGGATAGGATTATGGGGGTTCACGAAATTTGTGAAGAATTTGATGTTCCCCCAAAAATGGTTTTTGGCTGGCTGGAGCGCGGCGTTATTCCGCGCCAAAACGTAGAAATACGTTGCCCCTTCTGCAGAAAATCTGTAGAGAATTGCAACTGCGGTCCGGTCTATCAATTAAGACCACAGCCGCAAGTTGCAAATGCAGATATTGGCAGTTGGGGGTTGCACTCCGGCGGTCTCACGCTAACGCGGCGGCGTGAAGCTTACCAGCAGGCAAGCAGCCTGCAAAAGCCGCGGCAGAGATTTTTTACGCCCGGCATTGGGCGTAAAAAAGTAAGTTGAATTAAAAAAAGGCAGGTCTGTTCGCGGACTTGCCTTTTTCATTTTTTTTACATCTTGAATTACGAAATACCCTCGCTTTGTCATTTCGACGAGTTCCGACCACAGTCGGGACGAGGAGAAATCTTTAAATACGTGAAATGTATTCTATTCTCAACCTATTATAGATTCCTCCTCCCCCTTGCCTTGCGAGGCGCGGGGTCGTCGGAATGACAAAAACAATCATTC comes from Patescibacteria group bacterium and encodes:
- a CDS encoding glycogen/starch synthase; the encoded protein is MKIAFLSAECAPFAKVGGLADVVAALPPALQKIGVSPALFLRLHSAITPQSLDAKKVAAFSVPFAGTKEIVTVYKTALPHSRLAVYFLSNQKYFDKNPIYDDDLKKYVFYSLAALEAMKKLQFKPDVIHLHDHQTGLVPRIVKTHYGADEFFAKTKTVFTIHNVDYQGRTNPRIINLLDHTIKTLPDIVNDLKDGDINFMVQGILSADAITTVSPRYAREILKPAFGFGIDNILRKRRRDLYGILNGIDTASYNPKTDKQIAHRYSLATLRRKEVNKFALQKKVGLPQASDVALVGFVARLVYQKGIELIDENLLKLNCQFVILGTGEARYESYVKKLAQAYPDKFAAEVMFDSALARQIYAASDIFLVPSRYEPCGLTQMIAMRYGSVPLVRATGGLADTVRERRKPNGFLFKDFSAQALHKMLQRALHLYYKKPNKWRKLQGNGMKEDFSWKKSAKEYVKIYEKVLKKP